One region of Pleuronectes platessa chromosome 18, fPlePla1.1, whole genome shotgun sequence genomic DNA includes:
- the LOC128462042 gene encoding lactose-binding lectin l-2, with amino-acid sequence MILLLLLFSLTLGAVSPSDGPEVRLQRGNCPSFWSSFNNRCYKYVSREMTWANAELNCLSQGANLVSIHSLDEQNFVKVLIKSFDVVGRRTWIGLNDLHKERKWMWSDGSALDFTFWSSGQPDNRGNEDCVQTNYNTAKKWNDKDCSGPIPSVCASHIIYPQ; translated from the coding sequence atgatcctgctcctccttctgttcTCCCTGACCCTGGGTgctgtgtctccttcagatGGACCTGAGGTCAGGCTGCAGCGTGGAAACTGTCCCTCGTTCTGGTCCAGCTTCAACAACCGCTGCTACAAGTACGTGTCCAGAGAGATGACCTGGGCTAACGCAGAGCTCAATTGTTTGTCCCAGGGAGCCAACCTGGTGTCTATCCACAGTCTGGATGAACAGAATTTCGTCAAAGTCCTGATCAAGAGCTTTGACGTTGTTGGACGAAGAACCTGGATCGGACTCAACGATCTCCATAAAGAACGCAAGTGGATGTGGTCTGATGGTTCTGCATTGGACTTTACGTTTTGGTCATCAGGACAGCCAGACAATCGAGGAAACGAAGACTGTGTTCAAACCAACTATAACACCGCTAAGAAATGGAATGATAAAGATTGTAGTGGTCCTATTCCCTCTGTTTGTGCATCTCACATAATTTATCCTCAGTGA
- the LOC128462197 gene encoding lactose-binding lectin l-2: MILLLLLFTLTLGAVSPSDGPEVRLQRGNCPMFWFSFNNRCYKYVATEQSWADAEFHCVSQGTNLVSIHSLEEENFITALIKNFDLNEGITWNGLNDLYKEGSWIWSDGCAVKFTFWSTGQPDNYLEMENCGHNNFSTEKKWNDIPCSNIYPSVCASRIMCPQ, translated from the coding sequence ATGATactgctcctccttctgttcACCCTGACCCTGGGTgctgtgtctccttcagatGGACCTGAGGTCAGGCTGCAGCGTGGAAACTGTCCCATGTTCTGGTTCAGCTTCAACAACCGCTGCTACAAGTACGTGGCCACTGAGCAGAGCTGGGCTGATGCAGAGTTCCACTGTGTGTCACAGGGAACCAACCTGGTGTCTATCCACAGTCTGGAGGAAGAGAATTTCATCACAGCCCTGATCAAGAACTTTGACCTTAATGAAGGAATCACCTGGAACGGACTCAACGACCTCTACAAAGAAGGCAGCTGGATTTGGTCTGATGGTTGTGCAGTGAAGTTTACCTTTTGGTCCACAGGACAGCCAGACAACTACCTAGAAATGGAAAACTGTGGTCATAACAACTTTTCTACCGAAAAGAAATGGAATGATATACCTTGTAGTAACATTTATCCTTCTGTTTGTGCATCTCGCATAATGTGTCCTCAGTGA